One genomic region from Labeo rohita strain BAU-BD-2019 chromosome 7, IGBB_LRoh.1.0, whole genome shotgun sequence encodes:
- the nhsl2 gene encoding NHS-like protein 2 isoform X5 has product MFWDRKHGAMGNSQRRAKGRHKTKGATAATNLDSESKRTAHFQSSWQQHVNVFGSWSRPECVQELHQEAQLNLQSLLQDFEEQLYDNRVTGQTFRHPSSQSSEDTSTTLSRSPSSLNNKKTEFVFVPANKQVCEDETTTLGVRAQDPTPCGSEKSLLGWNASLSPPVAEKPRWYLGRHTPAHLVPIEITGQSFDKHSAQHRELRAAFRTDSAVNPKTVRRPRSVVAGPDVTLHCQGDSKILAVDLIQGACSPGSSQPRSLEPTTENTGQQHIPLRKTQSDLEYSVPPSPKTPSGMMDHATLMCPSPSWNGPKGSTFSPSWNDSYNYALVTSPASKQPVSKTGMLTPGGEGGGLICPSQTSSGLSMSSGSHSSSFTSISEPCGHRVFTMSTQGGGIPIGKRNDIEGAASTAGTGNNKSEQEKRSTRSNVFRFRERSLSTPTDSGSFCSADNICSPGEAVPVVPEGESYALLYPSNSSEDSTSTDNVSVATGSDFLPDGRLRSRSRSISLKKSKKKPPPPVRSVSLMKNLSEVGGMGSYHSEGHFRDGRPKSLFIPRDIQDSFQPEFLIVKPEDDTDQAHSSLETSSDISQPADRETELGFPPHWQLNEWKSSNDPYRSLSGSSTATGTTVIECMKVRGSSESLNSPSTSRATSPSQLSIEAETKVSPFKPPCLMSPSSGYSSQSETPTPTISNTLITGPSPVGCKMRPKIPERKSSLPASAKDKSRSRLSFELPANSQLDLSSVKPKSKASRRHSDTSTANKPGKLSPSQSSLPMVTTTDLRNIRLRSVSRSELEDSPDGSSDIIEEEQSRDLSPPITPSNTKQSKPPVAMKPPLPKRPMNLMLKSPSSSPLAPESPPSSPVDRPMPVGNIYMVVRKPKPKRPAQASLSTPAIVPQEPLHSYVPPLPEFDLEHGIPIEEDLPSPSSPEREDKSKTLPSRLTISCLAELDKRKPKVPPPVPKKPNVLLLPSPSTQTNGGAEKQTLLSESISNSPTGQLVSDIEGDLFKDEDQDDPAKDHGNHKNSESYETFGNQEIDLVAEENSSKDSDSYQITERETPPAETVTETYAETEILEESNSAVDKTELHITEETDDDVFVHTPTTHTTEDLFTIIHRSKRKVLGRKEPTDSFGSRQCLVSPVKSSSTDLRTLGLGTTPRSSSRNENFMALLQKRSSKASSGTRVSAMELLKSTNPLARRVTEFSQSQPDGSATNTTKPAPQDQ; this is encoded by the exons ATTTTGAGGAGCAGTTGTATGATAACAGAGTGACAGGACAGACATTCAGACACCCTTCGTCTCAGAGCTCGGAGGACACATCAACCACTCTCAGCCGGTCCCCTTCCTCACTTAACAACAAGAAGACGGAGTTCGTCTTTGTG cCTGCAAATAAGCAGGTGTGTGAGGATGAGACCACAACGTTAGGGGTCCGGGCACAGGACCCGACCCCGTGTGGTTCAGAGAAGTCACTTCTAGGCTGGAATGCATCACTGAGTCCACCTGTTGCAGAAAAACCTCGTTGGTACCTGGGCCGACATACTCCAGCTCACCTTGTACCCATTGAGATCACAG GCCAGAGCTTTGATAAGCACTCCGCACAGCACAGGGAACTGCGGGCTGCCTTTAGAACTGATTCAGCGGTCAACCCAAAAACCGTTCGCCGCCCGAGGAGTGTGGTTGCAGGCCCTGATGTCACGCTGCACTGCCAAG GTGACAGCAAAATTCTTGCTGTTGATCTAATACAAGGTGCCTGTTCCCCTGGATCCTCTCAACCCAGATCTTTGGAGCCAACCACCGAGAACACAGGCCAACAGCATATTCCCCTTCGGAAGACCCAGAGTGACCTGGAGTACAGTGTCCCCCCATCCCCAAAGACCCCATCAGGCATGATGGATCATGCCACTCTGATGTGCCCAAGCCCCTCCTGGAATGGCCCAAAAGGTTCTACTTTCTCTCCTTCCTGGAATGACTCTTACAACTATGCCTTGGTTACCAGCCCTGCTTCCAAGCAACCAGTATCTAAAACTGGAATGTTAACACCTGGAGGTGAAGGAGGTGGTTTAATCTGTCCATCCCAGACCAGTTCAGGCCTCTCCATGAGCTCAGGGTCACATTCCAGCTCTTTCACCTCCATCTCGGAACCATGTGGACACCGGGTGTTTACTATGTCCACACAGGGGGGTGGCATTCCTATAGGAAAACGGAATGATATTGAGGGGGCAGCTTCCACTGCAGGCACGGGAAATAACAAAAGTGAGCAGGAAAAGAGATCAACCCGATCCAATGTCTTTAGGTTCCGTGAACGTTCACTTTCAACACCAACAGACTCTGGATCATTTTGTTCAGCAGATAATATATGCTCTCCAGGTGAGGCTGTCCCTGTCGTTCCAGAGGGTGAGAGTTACGCCCTGTTATATCCGAGCAACAGCTCAGAGGATAGTACGAGCACAGATAACGTTTCTGTGGCCACAGGTTCAGACTTTCTTCCGGATGGTCGACTGAGGTCACGCTCACGCAGTATCTCACTAAAGAAATCTAAGAAAAAACCACCACCTCCAGTACGTAGTGTATCCCTGATGAAGAACCTGTCGGAGGTTGGAGGAATGGGCTCCTACCACAGTGAAGGACACTTCAGAGATGGCAGACCCAAAAGTCTCTTTATCCCTCGAGATATTCAAGATTCATTCCAGCCTGAGTTCCTAATTGTCAAGCCTGAGGACGACACAGATCAGGCCCACAGTAGCTTGGAGACATCTTCTGATATTTCTCAGCCTGCTGATAGGGAAACAGAGCTTGGGTTTCCTCCTCACTGGCAGCTCAATGAGTGGAAGTCCAGCAATGATCCCTACCGCTCACTGTCAGGTTCAAGCACAGCCACAGGTACCACAGTGATTGAATGCATGAAGGTTCGGGGTAGCTCAGAATCCCTAAATTCGCCCTCAACCTCACGAGCCACATCTCCATCCCAGCTCTCAATTGAGGCTGAGACCAAGGTATCCCCCTTCAAGCCCCCATGTCTCATGTCCCCATCCAGTGGCTACTCAAGCCAATCTGAAACTCCAACCCCAACTATATCAAACACCCTCATCACTGGACCTTCCCCAGTTGGCTGCAAGATGCGCCCAAAGATCCCAGAGCGTAAATCTTCCCTTCCAGCTTCTGCAAAGGATAAATCACGTTCACGTCTTTCATTTGAACTACCTGCGAACTCTCAACTGGATCTGTCCTCTGTCAAACCCAAGTCGAAAGCTAGCCGACGGCACTCTGACACATCTACAGCCAACAAACCAGGTAAACTGAGCCCTAGTCAGTCTTCACTGCCTATGGTGACAACAACAGACTTGCGAAACATCCGACTTCGTTCAGTAAGCCGTTCAGAACTTGAGGACAGTCCTGATGGCTCTTCTGACATTATAGAGGAAGAGCAAAGTCGAGATCTCAGCCCTCCTATTACTCCCTCTAACACAAAACAGTCAAAGCCACCAGTTGCAATGAAACCACCTCTGCCTAAACGACCCATGAACTTGATGCTTAAATCTCCCTCATCCTCTCCTCTGGCACCTGAATCTCCTCCATCTTCCCCTGTAGATCGACCCATGCCTGTGGGCAACATCTATATGGTTGTAAGAAAGCCCAAACCGAAGAGACCAGCTCAGGCATCACTCAGCACACCTGCAATAGTCCCACAAGAGCCACTCCACAGCTATGTACCTCCTCTCCCTGAGTTTGATCTGGAGCATGGGATTCCTATTGAAGAAGATCTTCCATCCCCAAGTAGCCCAGAGAGAGAGGACAAAAGTAAGACCCTTCCAAGCAGATTGACAATATCCTGTTTAGCAGAATTAGACAAAAGGAAGCCCAAGGTACCTCCTCCAGTGCCGAAAAAACCCAATGTCCTTCTTCTGCCTTCTCCAAGCACCCAGACCAATGGCGGGGCAGAAAAGCAAACTCTACTTTCCGAGAGTATCTCCAACTCACCTACAGGTCAACTGGTATCTGACATTGAAGGAGATTTGTTTAAAGATGAAGATCAAGATGATCCTGCAAAGGATCATGGAAACCATAAAAATTCAGAAAGTTATGAGACCTTTGGAAATCAAGAGATTGACCTGGTAGCTGAAGAGAACAGTTCAAAAGATTCAGATTCTTATCAAATTACGGAAAGAGAAACACCTCCAGCAGAGACAGTTACAg AAACTTATGCAGAAACAGAAATACTGGAAGAGAGCAACTCTGCAGTTGACAAGACCGAACTACACATTACAGAGGAAACAGACGATGATGTTTTTGTCCACACACCCACAACTCACACCACTGAGGACCTCTTTACCATCATACACAG GTCAAAGAGGAAAGTTCTTGGTCGCAAGGAACCAACGGATTCTTTTGGAAGCAGACAGTGTCTGGTCTCACCCGTGAAAAGCAGCAGCACAGACCTCCGAACTCTGGGTCTCGGAACCACTCCTAGGTCAAGCTCACGAAATGAGAACTTTATGGCTCTTCTCCAGAAGAGAAGCAGCAAAGCCAGCAGCGGGACCCGAGTTTCTGCCATGGAGTTGCTGAAGAGCACAAACCCCTTGGCACGACGAGTCACTGAGTTCTCTCAGTCACAGCCAGATGGGAGTgcaacaaacacaacaaaaccagcTCCACAGGACCAGTGA